In one Alnus glutinosa chromosome 12, dhAlnGlut1.1, whole genome shotgun sequence genomic region, the following are encoded:
- the LOC133851433 gene encoding F-box protein At5g03970 — MKSKRMAHDSVHAALNSGDILCEILLRVPEKTLFRLILVSRKWLHLICSYSFRSSYYTRWRESSRLLGFLVCNFLYLGRPRDGFRRPHWEPALPFLSTCKEGDDLKFSGVLKQLGYFIDSSNGLLLCGRHPMTYYVWSPITKQPYQLPQPNQFYRTLCMAFIVEESHDNVICYKVIRAKCVCKPIEVNTVSIETFSSKTGAWKQSTLTYSTGFALCPRTVATVIRGVVYWFAVQKNVAIYDPNLGVRRLSLVKLPAGELTYDYEESVLGESSDGHLQYGQSSKLGIEIWVLEKEQGGNSSVYQNNKSRWNLRYKLNFRVMWKRNLTYADHSKETHILSFLPRNSESFFIRSGSNIFLYQIESKTLDVVRYHGRGSSISWDSSKVAPYFMPSWPRSSLCQDINSFT; from the coding sequence ATGAAGTCTAAGAGGATGGCCCACGATAGTGTTCATGCTGCATTAAACTCTGGCGATATCCTATGTGAGATCCTGCTTCGAGTACCAGAAAAAACTCTTTTCAGACTTATTCTTGTCTCGAGGAAGTGGCTTCACTTGATATGTAGCTATTCTTTTCGTTCTAGTTACTACACTCGATGGCGGGAAAGTTCTCGTCTATTGGGCTTCCTTGTGTGCAATTTTCTATACCTTGGAAGACCTCGAGATGGCTTCCGTCGGCCCCATTGGGAGCCTGCACTTCCCTTTTTGTCAACTTGTAAAGAAGGTGATGATTTAAAGTTTTCTGGGGTCCTCAAGCAGCTTGGTTACTTCATTGACTCTTCCAACGGCCTTCTTCTTTGTGGCCGCCACCCGATGACTTATTATGTATGGAGTCCCATAACCAAGCAACCATACCAGCTTCCTCAACCTAATCAGTTCTATCGAACTTTGTGCATGGCGTTCATCGTTGAGGAGTCGCATGATAATGTCATCTGCTATAAGGTCATTCGCGCTAAATGTGTATGCAAACCCATTGAAGTCAACACTGTCTCCATTGAGACCTTCTCGTCAAAGACTGGTGCATGGAAACAATCCACTCTCACTTACTCTACAGGTTTTGCATTGTGTCCTCGAACTGTCGCTACTGTGATCAGAGGCGTTGTTTACTGGTTTGCAGTACAGAAAAATGTAGCTATTTATGACCCAAATCTTGGAGTGAGGCGTCTATCTTTGGTTAAACTACCAGCTGGCGAGTTAACATATGATTATGAAGAGTCTGTACTTGGGGAGTCCTCTGATGGTCATTTGCAGTATGGTCAGAGCAGTAAGCTGGGTATTGAGATATGGGTCCTGGAGAAAGAACAAGGCGGTAACTCATCCGTATACCAGAACAATAAGAGCAGGTGGAATTTAAGATACAAACTGAATTTCAGAGTAATGTGGAAACGGAATCTGACTTACGCTGATCATTCTAAAGAAACCCACATATTGTCGTTCCTTCCTCGGAACTCTGAATCCTTCTTCATTCGATCCGGATCGAACATATTTCTTTATCAGATTGAGAGCAAAACACTGGATGTGGTCCGTTATCATGGCCGTGGCTCTTCAATTTCGTGGGATTCCAGTAAAGTAGCACCATACTTCATGCCATCTTGGCCTCGTTCCTCTTTATGTCAAGACATCAACAGTTTTACATGA